A window from Dermacentor albipictus isolate Rhodes 1998 colony chromosome 10, USDA_Dalb.pri_finalv2, whole genome shotgun sequence encodes these proteins:
- the LOC135907334 gene encoding uncharacterized protein isoform X1, with protein sequence MSLRRIFPFSQDDIQSRVCLDSAQTFVLGDDSTCLNSLALQLAVTSAEAGEYVAIVGCSAIETVFHVHGMPAFSEDMVDFIRPRFMGDLKSLFNYLTKFQQLPVHPNVLILHGLEAYIQETSEEENGDQTIARLFALAQDAANFATSKNRQTCHLLVTCCDSASKGHVCPSYVSLPFFPLPWRCSKLEDGRFTLQLDGRLPTTVLFGLSKRELCLQRVDCC encoded by the exons ATGAGCTTGAGGCGAATTTTTCCATTTTCGCAAGACGACATCCAATCGAGGGTGTGTCTCGACTCCGCGCAAACGTTCGTGCTGGGCGACGATTCCAC ATGCCTGAACTCCTTGGCCCTGCAGCTTGCCGTTACATCAGCAGAAGCTGGCGAGTATGTGGCCATAGTTGGCTGCAGTGCGATCGAGACGGTTTTCCACGTTCACGGCATGCCTGCGTTTAGTGAAGACATGGTTGACTTCATACGCCCAAG GTTCATGGGCGACCTCAAGTCTCTGTTCAACTACCTCACCAAGTTCCAGCAGCTCCCTGTGCATCCCAACGTCCTCATACTGCATGGACTTGAGGCGTACATACAGGAAACCTCGGAG GAAGAAAATGGGGACCAGACCATTGCACGCCTGTTCGCACTGGCGCAGGATGCTGCAAATTTTGCCACCTCAAAGAA TCGCCAAACGTGCCATCTGCTTGTGACTTGTTGCGATTCCGCATCCAAGGGTCACGTATGCCCCAGTTACGTAAGCCTACCTTTCTTCCCACTTCCTTGGCGCTGCAGCAAGCTGGAAGACGGCCGCTTCACTCTCCAACTGGATGGCCGTCTTCCAACAACTGTCCTCTTTGGTCTGTCCAAGAGGGAGCTCTGCTTACAAAGAGTGGACTGCTGTTGA
- the LOC135907334 gene encoding uncharacterized protein isoform X2 yields the protein MPAFSEDMVDFIRPRFMGDLKSLFNYLTKFQQLPVHPNVLILHGLEAYIQETSEEENGDQTIARLFALAQDAANFATSKNRQTCHLLVTCCDSASKGHVCPSYVSLPFFPLPWRCSKLEDGRFTLQLDGRLPTTVLFGLSKRELCLQRVDCC from the exons ATGCCTGCGTTTAGTGAAGACATGGTTGACTTCATACGCCCAAG GTTCATGGGCGACCTCAAGTCTCTGTTCAACTACCTCACCAAGTTCCAGCAGCTCCCTGTGCATCCCAACGTCCTCATACTGCATGGACTTGAGGCGTACATACAGGAAACCTCGGAG GAAGAAAATGGGGACCAGACCATTGCACGCCTGTTCGCACTGGCGCAGGATGCTGCAAATTTTGCCACCTCAAAGAA TCGCCAAACGTGCCATCTGCTTGTGACTTGTTGCGATTCCGCATCCAAGGGTCACGTATGCCCCAGTTACGTAAGCCTACCTTTCTTCCCACTTCCTTGGCGCTGCAGCAAGCTGGAAGACGGCCGCTTCACTCTCCAACTGGATGGCCGTCTTCCAACAACTGTCCTCTTTGGTCTGTCCAAGAGGGAGCTCTGCTTACAAAGAGTGGACTGCTGTTGA